Genomic segment of Salvia splendens isolate huo1 chromosome 12, SspV2, whole genome shotgun sequence:
AGATGTCCAATTCCAGCTCTGCATGTCGAGAGATATTGGAAGTGAGGcataaaaaaaatgagtgaTGCTGAAATCAAGGAGAACCAGAGGGAAGGGAGTGTCAAAGGTGTCATAGCAATTAGCAAAGCCAAAGTATTGTTTTTAAacttcaccaaattaaacaaatgAAGTAGAATAGTGAGAAACCGAAAAAGTAACAGAAAGATATAAGACAAGATTCATACCATGACTGAAGCTAGAACCTCAACCAAAGAAAAAATATCAAGGAAGTTGCATAAAGTCTCATCACATGCCAAACTTGATGAGGCAGCCTCTCCCAAGCCTGAAACTACCTCGTCTCCCTCCTCATGGATCGGAAGTGTGGGAACCAGCAAACTGACTAAGGCAAGTGAATCTTGTGGCCATAACCCACAATGACACTGCTTTTGGAGGTTCTCTAACAGCATCACTGCAGCATTTTCCACAGAAACTGCACCTTCTGAGAATGGACAGTGTGCGCACAACAACATGCTAGATGGGTTTCTAGAATCTGACAGGGAAGAGGATGTAGAACCGGCCGACAAAGTTTGCGCctcaagaaacataaccacagATTTTACTACAGTCATAGCTACAGAGTAATGCTGAAGGTTAAAGTACTTGGAGCCACATATGAGGGCAAAAGCGTGAAGAATAGCCAACATTACTGGACGGTCAAGCTTCTGGGTTCTAATAATGTTGTATGATATCTCACAAACATAACCAATATCATCAACAGCAAGGCATAATGATGCTAATAGACTACCCCCTGCAATCAACAGATGAGCTGAAGCAGCCATTTCCAGCATCATTATGGGATTGCCATTTAAAATTAAGTCCAATTTGGAAGTAACATGGGATTCTGACTCAGCAGATACACCACCATAGACAAAACTTTACTCTGTTGAAGGAAATCTTCAATGATAACTAGCAGTTCAAGCAAACCAGGACTCCATAGCCATCCTTTTCAAATATGGATCAGAAAGTGCTGCATGGAAAGAAGTTATTCCTTACAAACACTTAAATAATAATGGGGAAAAAAAAGAACAGCAACATACAACAAATGAAATTTAAGTCTGTTATAGAAAGTACCTGAGCTGAAGAGTGTGGTCACTGAAGCAAGAGCCTGGACAAAATTATCACCTAAACCATTTTTCAAGTTTTGAGTCTTAGCTCAGAAATTTCAGGCAGTATCAATGACAAGAACACACATGCCTTTTCCCAGAAAACACCAACAAAGAGAAAGAACTATAGTTAGCAAGTCTGGTAAGGAAACACTTAACCCCTAAAACAAAGTGATAATCAGAAATTCAAGTAAGGAAACACCAACAGATGAATTCACTCACCTAGTTGAGAGGTCTTTAGCTTTAGAAATGGTGAGTATAACATTTTGAACGAATGTCTCCACTGAATGATCAAAAGAACATTGTGGCATGAAACTGGAAATTGTCTGAAGGATCCGCAAAATGCTTAAGTTGTCTTTGTTGTCTGAGAATACAATAAAACACTTCAGAGTTTCACCACAACAAGATGCACTTGCCTTTTCACATGTTTCAATTGTTCCCTCATTTCCAGGACCAGAAAGATAGCCTGTTCCCAACATCCCACTTGTTACATGGATTTCTTGGCAATGAGTATCACTTGCTGCCGGGGGGAGTAGTATTCTCTGATAAGGTATCAGAATTATGCTCCATTTGTAACAGCAATGGATCAGAGCCATTGGGTGCAACATTAGTGAGATTCTTCTCCATTTCAATAACTGGATATCTACTCACAGTTGACAGCCCCAGTTGGGAACTCCTACATGCCAGCATCTCAGAGCTAACTACTTCAACCTCAGCCAGTCTTCATCAGCGGCATTGTCCATGTCCAGCAACTTCATATGGTCACCAGTGACTATCTGGTCAAAATCTGGAGAAGTGGACATGTTGTGttctaaaatattatttgttccATCCTCATCACCCAAATCAGATATgactgcatcagaccctggTGATGAAGCAGGCACACAGGAATCTGAGTTATTGATATCAGAACTGACGGTGCCTTTTGACTCCCCAGAATTCTGCAAATGATCAACAATTACAGTTCCCTCTGAAGAGGATTTTCTCTTCTTGAGAGGTCTAAAAAGCTCTGTGCAAGTAGTTCCTTTCAGGCTCTCTTCCTGTGAATCATCCACTTGGCCATTGAGAGTATCATGCAGTATGGCTAATTTTTCAGACACATGTTGATGCAACTTCTCACCcttagcatgcaaattttctatAGACTCTACTGCACCAAGATTCCTCTTCTTCTGACGCAAGCCAAGTCTTCTTTTACTAGAACTGTCTTTAATTGGACTACTAGTTCTGTTATCAGGTTTAGCTACATTTTGATCGTTTTGCATCTTATTAGGTATCTTTGGCTTGAAGTTTGATATATCCTCCCCCAGGTTAGCTGATGTCATAATAGAGAATGTGTCTCTTTCCTGTGATCCCACCAAGGGCCAATCAGAAAAAGATGCTGAACTGGAATATATGGCAGAACTCTGTAACATTTTTTGGCTGGAACCTCGATAAGGAGGATCCATCCTAGAATGTATACCAGACATGACTCGCCTGCGACTCCCATCAGAGCCTAATACTTTTCTTTTCGTGGTTTCACTGCCAATCTGCAAAGTAACATAAACCAGTCAATTAGCACCAATCCTGTATCCACACATGACTAAGATGCATAGCACGAATTAGGAATATAAACATGGTgttgtatgtgtgtgtgattGACACTAACAGAAGTCAGGGCACTATTTCTCAAGCACTTCAAAAGACTAAAATAGCACTAATAGAGTGACACTAAAATGAATATGAAATCTGCAACTCTTAATCTCGTATAGATGTATGAAAGGTCTTTCACCAATGCATTCACACTTCCCCGCAATTGTTTCTTGCGGAGAACAAGTTAGTAGTAAATAAATGTGATTGCTTCATTTCACGATTCTGGCAAAAAGAGTAAAGGctggtgataaaatgatactataGATTACTGCAGTCAATTATCTCAACAACAACAAATAATAACGAGGGACAGATAGATTAAAAAACAAAGATGCAAGAGCTCTTTCTATAAATTCATAAACAAGATATAAAGACACTGTATTAATCATGAATAAGAAATCGTCCAACAATTATGACTAAGAAAACTAACCTTTTTCAACTGATCTATACCTTCAGGGCCATGCAAGAAACTCTTATCTAGTAGTATATTCATGTGCTGTTGGAACTGAACACTCTCCTTCTTTAGGTGACATAATTCTTGTCGTAGCATCGTGTTACGTAAAGCTTCTATCTTCGTTGCTTCCTTGGCATGTTTTGCAAGCAGCTTTTCTAGCTTCAATTGTTTCTTCAGAAGTTCAACTGTATCAGTTTCATAAATGACATCATTGTTTATCATGGGAGAAGTGCCAGCATAAATTCTCGATGAAACAAACGCCTGCATTTCCTTCTGCAACCCTTCTAACCTGAGCTTGTACGTCTCTAACTGCCCAGATAGTTGATCGGCCCTATCTTTTTGTTCCATGGACATCTTTTTGTATTCTTCTGCAACTTTTATCTGTTTCTTTGCTTTCTTTTTTGCTGAATCTGCACGCTTTTTCTCCCTAACGATATCATGTTCTTTCTCCAAAAGCATCTTTTCCACCCACTTATGGAAGTGGGTGTCATTCTTTAGCATTTCGGTGCGTATATCAGTGGCTGTTACTGCATTCCTGCTGGGACTGGATTTGTCAGCCCTATTCTTCGCCTCTTCCAACTTCCGACTCAAATCATCTGCTCGAGCTTTCTCATACATGGCCTTCTTCAAATTTGTTTCAGCTAGATTAATTTGCTCTTTAGATTTTTCCACCGCCAACTTTGCCCTTTTACTTTGTCCAATGGTTTTCTGTTTCTCTGCTTCCAACTTTTTGTGAGCATCTTCCGGTTTAGATTTCTCCAAAGCCAACATTGACTTTAAATCATCAGTTTCCTTTTTAGACTTCTCCAACAAAAGCCTATCTTCAGATTTTTCACAGCATTTATGTTTAAGCAACTCATCCTCCAATTGTTCAACCCTATTCCTAGCTTGTTCCAACTTCCGATTCAAATCATCTGCTTGATCCTTCTCCAAACATTTTTCAGTAATTCTTTTTTGAGCAACTGCCGAGTCAGCCCTCTTTCTTTCCCTGATGGTTTTCTGTTTCTCTGCTTCCAACTTTTTGTGAGCAGCTTCAGATTTAGATTTCTCCAAAGCCAACAATGACTTTAAATCATCAGTTTCTTTTTTTAACATCTCCAACAGAAGCCTATCTTTAGATTCTTCAGAGCATTTATGTTTAAGTAACTCACCCTCTAATTGTTCTACCCTTTTCCTAGCTTGTTCCAATTTCCGATTCAAATCATCGGCTCGATCATTCTCCAAACTTGTATCAGGAACAAAAATTTGCTCTTCAGGTTTAGCCACTGTCAATTCAACCCTTTGCCTTCCTATAATGGCTTTCTGTTTCTCTGCATCTCTAGATCTAGATTTCTCCAAAGATAACATTGGCTTCATatcatcattttctttttgtaactTCTCCCACAGAAGTTTATATTCCTCagccttttttctctctacactCTCTAACTTCTTCAACGCCTCAACAGCTTTCTTCTTCTCCAACTCAGTGCGCTTCTTTTCGGAAGCTACCTTCCCCCTCTCTCGGTCCAGAAGCTCCTTCAATAGCTTAATTTCTTC
This window contains:
- the LOC121759232 gene encoding apical junction molecule-like, with the protein product MAQDVEAQQDKPSNACCAKLQKKHSKLLERCAKLEQIKNKFRDCTLAMQQRCDVVERDRKSLRRDNESLRRDNESLREASEKLKVQVNLWNSEKDIEAGRRADLEVQLLKQNSGSASRRGDEQLRERIAQAEEEIKLLKELLDRERGKVASEKKRTELEKKKAVEALKKLESVERKKAEEYKLLWEKLQKENDDMKPMLSLEKSRSRDAEKQKAIIGRQRVELTVAKPEEQIFVPDTSLENDRADDLNRKLEQARKRVEQLEGELLKHKCSEESKDRLLLEMLKKETDDLKSLLALEKSKSEAAHKKLEAEKQKTIRERKRADSAVAQKRITEKCLEKDQADDLNRKLEQARNRVEQLEDELLKHKCCEKSEDRLLLEKSKKETDDLKSMLALEKSKPEDAHKKLEAEKQKTIGQSKRAKLAVEKSKEQINLAETNLKKAMYEKARADDLSRKLEEAKNRADKSSPSRNAVTATDIRTEMLKNDTHFHKWVEKMLLEKEHDIVREKKRADSAKKKAKKQIKVAEEYKKMSMEQKDRADQLSGQLETYKLRLEGLQKEMQAFVSSRIYAGTSPMINNDVIYETDTVELLKKQLKLEKLLAKHAKEATKIEALRNTMLRQELCHLKKESVQFQQHMNILLDKSFLHGPEGIDQLKKIGSETTKRKVLGSDGSRRRVMSGIHSRMDPPYRGSSQKMLQSSAIYSSSASFSDWPLVGSQERDTFSIMTSANLGEDISNFKPKIPNKMQNDQNVAKPDNRTSSPIKDSSSKRRLGLRQKKRNLGAVESIENLHAKGEKLHQHVSEKLAILHDTLNGQVDDSQEESLKGTTCTELFRPLKKRKSSSEGTVIVDHLQNSGESKGTVSSDINNSDSCVPASSPGSDAVISDLGDEDGTNNILEHNMSTSPDFDQIVTGDHMKLLDMDNAADEDWLRLK